One window of the Bacteroidota bacterium genome contains the following:
- a CDS encoding pyrimidine/purine nucleoside phosphorylase, with protein sequence MFNVNEYFDGKVKSLGFENKESTVTIGVMAAGEYEFGTSSIEYMTITSGKMTVLLPGETNWKTFKEYETFVVEKDTKFKVKVDESTSYKCVYK encoded by the coding sequence ATGTTTAATGTAAATGAATATTTCGACGGAAAAGTAAAATCATTAGGTTTTGAAAACAAAGAAAGTACTGTAACAATTGGAGTTATGGCAGCAGGTGAATACGAATTTGGAACTTCATCAATAGAATATATGACTATTACTTCAGGGAAAATGACAGTTTTATTGCCCGGAGAAACCAATTGGAAAACTTTTAAGGAATACGAAACTTTTGTTGTAGAAAAAGACACAAAATTCAAAGTAAAAGTAGATGAATCAACATCTTACAAATGTGTTTATAAATAG
- a CDS encoding CPBP family intramembrane metalloprotease, whose product MTENNEIQYPNIKQSWGIVGIAILSMILFSPVILLDNLIGEEISFLAYYLLAMGVPFLIVHRIKKKRTGLSNYNFDFSSVKIIMLVFIAIIAIQIGIISPFVNLIPMPEFMEKIFLELANQNGVFSFIAIVIAAPVLEELIFRGIILDGLLKKYSPVKSIIISSLLFGIVHLNPWQFLGAFIFGIFSGWIYYRTNKLILTIIMHFANNFLAFVAIYFFDEETMMDKSLTEIYGGLLNLSLISVGAIIITIICIYLLKNEFNKNEKCNYQQPSFNS is encoded by the coding sequence ATGACTGAAAATAATGAAATTCAATATCCCAATATTAAACAAAGTTGGGGAATAGTTGGAATTGCAATACTGAGCATGATATTGTTTAGTCCGGTAATATTATTAGATAATTTAATAGGTGAGGAAATATCTTTTTTGGCATATTATCTTTTAGCTATGGGAGTTCCTTTTTTGATTGTTCATCGAATAAAAAAGAAAAGAACCGGATTAAGTAATTATAATTTTGATTTTAGTTCTGTGAAGATTATTATGCTGGTTTTCATTGCAATAATTGCAATTCAAATAGGAATAATATCACCGTTTGTCAACCTTATTCCAATGCCGGAATTTATGGAAAAAATATTTCTTGAACTCGCAAATCAAAATGGAGTATTTTCATTTATTGCCATTGTTATTGCAGCACCAGTACTTGAAGAATTAATATTTAGAGGTATTATTCTTGATGGACTTTTAAAAAAATACTCACCCGTGAAATCTATAATTATATCAAGTTTACTTTTTGGAATTGTTCATTTAAATCCGTGGCAATTTCTTGGTGCTTTCATATTTGGCATTTTTTCTGGTTGGATTTATTATAGAACCAATAAACTAATATTAACTATAATAATGCATTTTGCTAACAATTTTCTTGCATTCGTTGCTATATATTTTTTTGATGAAGAAACTATGATGGATAAATCATTAACTGAAATTTACGGTGGATTGTTAAACTTATCTCTCATTTCTGTTGGAGCAATAATAATTACAATAATTTGTATTTACTTATTAAAAAATGAATTTAATAAAAACGAAAAATGCAACTATCAGCAACCATCTTTTAATAGTTAA
- the guaA gene encoding glutamine-hydrolyzing GMP synthase yields MQEKILIIDFGSQYTQLIARKVRELSVYCEIHPYNNIPELDKSVKGIILSGSPFSVRDQNAPQIDLKAFMKKKPLLGVCYGAQYLAHSLGGEVVPSEHREYGRANLHLVETKNLLFQNISENSQVWMSHGDTITKLPKNFEKISSTKDIEVGAFQINDEKTYGLQFHPEVYHTVEGKTILQNFVFSICKCSPNWTPGSFANNSIAELKTQLKNDKVILGLSGGVDSTVAAILLKKAIGENLTCIFVDNGLLRKNEFEEVLHSYKDMGLKVIGVSAANKFYEKLKGITEPEQKRKIIGGVFIKVFDEEANKIDGAKWLAQGTIYPDVIESISVKGPSATIKSHHNVGGLPDFMKLKIVEPLRLLFKDEVRKVGRELKITTKILNRHPFPGPGLGIRILGDVTEQKVKILQEVDDIFITGLKSAGLYDEVWQAGAMLLPIQSVGVMGDERTYEQVVALRAVGSVDGMTADWSNLPYEFLQRISNKIINNVSGINRVVYDISSKPPATIEWE; encoded by the coding sequence ATGCAAGAAAAAATACTAATAATAGATTTTGGGTCGCAATATACTCAGCTTATTGCCAGAAAAGTTCGCGAATTAAGTGTCTATTGTGAGATTCACCCTTACAATAATATTCCGGAACTCGACAAGAGTGTAAAAGGGATAATTCTTTCTGGAAGTCCATTTTCTGTTCGCGACCAAAATGCTCCACAAATTGATCTGAAGGCTTTTATGAAGAAAAAGCCGCTTCTTGGGGTTTGTTATGGAGCTCAATATTTGGCTCATAGTTTGGGTGGCGAAGTTGTGCCATCAGAACACCGCGAATATGGCAGGGCAAATTTGCATCTTGTTGAAACCAAAAATTTGCTTTTTCAAAATATTAGCGAAAATTCACAAGTATGGATGTCGCACGGAGATACAATTACTAAATTGCCCAAAAATTTTGAAAAAATATCGAGCACAAAAGATATAGAAGTCGGAGCATTTCAGATAAATGATGAGAAAACCTACGGGCTTCAATTTCATCCTGAGGTGTATCATACCGTTGAAGGAAAAACTATTCTGCAAAATTTTGTTTTTTCGATATGTAAATGTTCGCCAAATTGGACTCCGGGCTCTTTTGCAAACAACAGCATAGCCGAACTTAAAACGCAATTGAAAAACGACAAAGTAATTCTCGGTCTGTCGGGTGGTGTTGATTCAACCGTTGCTGCCATTTTGCTAAAAAAAGCAATTGGAGAAAACTTAACTTGCATTTTTGTTGATAATGGATTGTTACGAAAAAATGAATTTGAAGAGGTTTTGCATTCATACAAAGACATGGGTCTTAAAGTAATAGGAGTTTCGGCAGCAAACAAGTTTTATGAGAAACTCAAAGGAATTACTGAACCAGAACAGAAAAGAAAAATTATTGGAGGAGTATTTATAAAAGTTTTCGACGAAGAGGCTAACAAAATTGATGGAGCAAAATGGTTGGCTCAAGGAACAATTTACCCCGATGTTATTGAATCTATTTCTGTAAAAGGACCTTCAGCTACCATAAAATCTCATCATAATGTTGGAGGACTTCCCGATTTTATGAAACTAAAAATTGTAGAACCCCTGCGGCTATTGTTTAAAGATGAAGTTAGGAAAGTGGGGCGTGAACTAAAAATTACTACTAAAATTCTAAATCGTCATCCTTTTCCCGGCCCCGGTCTCGGAATCAGGATTCTTGGAGATGTTACTGAACAGAAAGTAAAAATTTTGCAAGAAGTTGATGATATTTTTATAACAGGTCTAAAATCTGCTGGTTTGTACGATGAAGTCTGGCAAGCCGGCGCAATGCTTTTACCAATTCAATCGGTAGGTGTAATGGGCGACGAACGCACATACGAGCAAGTTGTGGCTCTGCGGGCAGTAGGCTCGGTTGATGGAATGACTGCCGATTGGTCAAACCTTCCGTACGAGTTTTTGCAAAGAATTTCAAACAAAATCATCAACAATGTTTCAGGCATCAACAGAGTTGTTTATGACATAAGCTCAAAACCTCCGGCTACTATTGAGTGGGAGTGA
- a CDS encoding BamA/TamA family outer membrane protein: MKFRIKNIVRNTIGILLIFAVMLSCKPTKHVPQHKFLLKNVKIECDNKDIDINELENYIKQKPNTRILNMFRFHLFIYNLSNSGKDRKWKNKFKNVIGEEPVIYEEYQTKKTLKQFKLYLKNRAYYNSTIDDTTIFKRKQATILYRISANEPFKINKIEYKIQDTAIKKILLADTLNSLLKKGILFDTEILQEERSRISNVLKNNGYYYFSKKFVDFLADSLSNSKQINLVVNIHENQQINSENQIVFSKHKKYKIKDVCFYTDYDQTKALNQKEEYFKNFDTISIEGVNFAYQNSLKITPDVIFNANYLVPDQFFSLINVSETNKRLAALQVFKIINIQFIPLEDITENYLNCKIYLSPTVSQSYTVEGELTSSSGYIGFGGNLMYKHNNLFKGAEIFNLKLLGSAESQSTVEDNPQNEKGFIPNTIEYGFETKLFLPKFLIPFNNLKNYRKFKPKTSLSLAYHYQNRPDYTRTIRNASFGYYWKGDSYTENLINPIEINSIKLSDATEEFLDYLDTLYIKSSYETQFISSTNYSYIFNNQNVKKSTDFNFFRLNTEVAGNLLTLSNLILNTKKDEDYYQVLNSRYAQYFKFDIDFRHYNYINPKNIIIYRGFFGIGIPYGNSESIPFVKKYFSGGANSVRGWRVRSLGPGSYIDSSNVPNLSADIKLEANLELRFDMFWIIKGAIFLDFGNIWALSEKTDNRIGASFEFDRFYKEIAVGTGIGLRFDFGFFVFRSDLGIKVRDPMEIENKWIIGNREYSSQDFMLNVGVGYPF; encoded by the coding sequence TTGAAATTTAGAATAAAAAATATTGTTAGAAATACTATTGGAATATTGCTAATCTTTGCAGTAATGCTATCGTGCAAACCTACAAAGCATGTTCCTCAACACAAGTTTTTATTAAAAAATGTAAAAATAGAATGCGACAATAAAGACATTGATATCAATGAATTAGAGAATTACATAAAACAAAAACCAAATACACGCATCCTAAATATGTTTAGGTTTCATTTGTTTATTTACAATTTATCGAATAGCGGAAAAGATAGAAAATGGAAAAATAAATTTAAAAATGTAATTGGCGAAGAACCTGTAATTTACGAAGAATATCAAACAAAAAAAACTCTAAAACAATTTAAACTTTATCTGAAAAACAGAGCATACTATAACTCAACAATAGACGATACAACTATTTTCAAAAGGAAACAAGCTACTATTTTATATAGAATTTCAGCGAACGAGCCTTTCAAAATAAACAAAATTGAATATAAAATTCAGGATACTGCAATCAAAAAAATTCTCCTTGCAGACACTCTGAATTCGCTCTTAAAGAAAGGGATTTTGTTCGACACAGAAATTTTGCAAGAAGAAAGAAGCCGCATTTCCAATGTCTTGAAAAATAATGGTTATTACTACTTTTCCAAGAAGTTTGTCGATTTTTTGGCCGATAGTTTATCCAATTCCAAACAGATAAATTTAGTTGTTAATATTCATGAAAATCAACAAATCAACTCTGAAAATCAGATAGTTTTTTCGAAACACAAAAAATACAAAATAAAAGATGTCTGTTTTTATACAGATTATGACCAGACCAAAGCTTTAAATCAAAAAGAAGAATATTTTAAAAATTTCGATACAATAAGTATTGAAGGAGTAAATTTTGCATACCAAAACTCGTTAAAAATTACTCCTGATGTTATTTTCAATGCAAATTATTTGGTTCCCGATCAGTTTTTTAGCTTGATAAATGTTTCAGAAACGAATAAACGTCTGGCAGCACTTCAAGTTTTTAAGATAATAAATATTCAGTTTATCCCCTTGGAAGATATTACTGAGAATTATTTAAATTGTAAAATCTATCTATCTCCCACTGTTTCACAATCTTATACAGTTGAGGGCGAACTAACAAGCTCTTCAGGATATATTGGTTTTGGAGGAAACTTAATGTACAAACACAACAATTTGTTCAAAGGAGCCGAGATTTTTAATCTGAAGCTTTTGGGTTCTGCCGAATCGCAATCGACTGTGGAAGATAACCCGCAGAACGAGAAAGGTTTTATACCAAATACGATTGAATATGGATTTGAGACAAAACTTTTTTTGCCAAAATTTCTGATTCCTTTTAATAATCTGAAAAATTACCGTAAGTTTAAACCCAAAACCAGCCTTTCGTTAGCCTATCATTATCAAAACCGCCCGGATTATACCCGTACAATTCGGAATGCTTCATTTGGCTATTATTGGAAAGGTGATTCTTACACAGAAAACTTAATAAATCCCATTGAAATAAACTCTATAAAACTCAGCGATGCTACTGAAGAATTTCTAGATTATTTAGATACTCTTTATATTAAAAGCAGCTACGAAACACAATTCATTTCATCAACAAACTACAGCTATATTTTTAATAATCAAAATGTTAAAAAATCAACAGATTTCAATTTTTTCAGATTGAATACAGAAGTTGCAGGTAATTTATTAACTCTGAGTAATTTGATTTTAAACACTAAAAAAGATGAAGATTACTATCAGGTTTTAAATAGCCGCTATGCTCAATATTTCAAATTCGATATAGATTTCAGGCACTACAACTATATCAACCCCAAGAATATAATAATTTATCGTGGTTTTTTCGGGATTGGAATTCCGTATGGAAATTCAGAATCAATACCTTTTGTAAAAAAATATTTTTCGGGCGGAGCAAATAGTGTAAGAGGCTGGAGAGTACGTTCTTTGGGGCCAGGCTCGTATATCGACTCCTCAAATGTCCCAAACCTTTCGGCTGATATTAAATTAGAAGCAAATCTTGAGCTGAGATTCGATATGTTTTGGATTATAAAAGGAGCAATATTTTTAGATTTTGGAAACATTTGGGCACTCTCCGAAAAAACAGATAACAGAATTGGAGCTTCGTTCGAGTTCGACAGATTTTACAAAGAAATTGCTGTAGGAACAGGGATAGGCTTGCGTTTCGATTTCGGCTTTTTTGTTTTCCGCTCCGATTTAGGGATAAAAGTGAGAGATCCAATGGAAATAGAAAATAAATGGATAATTGGAAACAGAGAATATAGTAGTCAGGATTTTATGCTGAATGTTGGGGTGGGATATCCATTTTAA
- a CDS encoding RNA methyltransferase, translating into MLSKNKIALINSLKSKKGRLKNNLFIAEGSKLFDEMLHSSFKTKFVFGKKDWLSKIENHHENSECEYFHIEENEMKKVSSLTSPQEVLALVEIPKFKYEHSEIEKELSLVLDRVQDPGNLGTIIRIADWYGIKNIFCSEDTVDAFNPKVIQATMGSIARVKAHYVDIISFLKNNPNGSNFPIYGSFLDGLNIYKTKLENHGLIVLGSESHGISQEILPFISGKITIPSFNDTLNRPESLNVAIATGIICSEFRRNLMIYD; encoded by the coding sequence ATGTTAAGTAAGAATAAAATAGCATTAATAAATTCTCTTAAAAGTAAAAAGGGCAGGCTGAAAAATAATCTATTCATTGCTGAAGGAAGCAAACTTTTTGATGAAATGCTGCATTCAAGTTTTAAAACAAAATTCGTTTTTGGGAAAAAAGATTGGCTTTCGAAAATCGAAAATCATCACGAAAATTCTGAATGTGAGTATTTTCATATTGAAGAAAATGAAATGAAAAAAGTTAGTTCTTTGACTAGCCCACAAGAAGTTTTGGCTCTTGTAGAAATTCCAAAATTCAAATATGAGCATAGCGAAATTGAAAAAGAGCTTTCATTAGTTTTAGATAGGGTTCAGGATCCGGGAAATCTGGGAACAATAATTAGAATTGCCGACTGGTATGGAATAAAAAATATCTTTTGCTCAGAAGATACTGTTGATGCTTTTAACCCAAAAGTTATACAAGCCACAATGGGCTCAATTGCCAGAGTTAAAGCTCATTATGTGGATATTATAAGTTTTCTGAAAAATAATCCTAATGGGAGTAATTTCCCAATCTATGGAAGTTTTTTAGATGGTTTAAATATCTATAAAACTAAATTAGAAAACCATGGATTAATAGTTTTAGGAAGCGAATCGCATGGAATTTCTCAAGAAATTCTCCCATTTATTTCTGGTAAAATTACAATTCCGAGTTTTAATGATACTTTAAACAGGCCTGAATCGTTAAATGTTGCAATTGCTACGGGAATAATTTGTTCAGAGTTTAGAAGAAATTTAATGATTTATGATTGA
- a CDS encoding FtsX-like permease family protein, with amino-acid sequence MVILKLLNESLLFAINSLVANKLRTLLSLLGITIGIFAIISVFTVIDSLKYSIRTSIESLGDDVVYIQKWPWTFEANYPWWNYMRRPVPKLQELSELLNRTTKVDAAAFLVSTRKTIKYKNISAERTTIMASSHDYDKIWSFDIAKGRYFSILESSLGKNKIILGHEIAKNIFGNYEPIGKEIKILGRKLIVVGVFKKEGTSIGQSMDDIALLPINFARTLFDINSERLDPFIMVKAKKNVAMAELLDELKSVMRVIRKIKPLGDDNFALNRASLIITQFDNVFSGISFAGGIIGGFSIIVGAFGIANIMFVSVKERTHLIGIQKSLGAKNFFILLQFLFESVLLSLLGGFIGLIFVYIGILIANEYDIMEFSLTIRNFFIGSGISIGVGLLAGIFPAYVASRLNPVDAINKVS; translated from the coding sequence ATGGTAATATTAAAACTCTTAAACGAAAGTTTACTTTTTGCAATTAATTCGCTTGTAGCAAATAAGTTACGAACACTATTGTCTTTGCTCGGTATTACTATTGGAATTTTTGCAATAATCTCGGTTTTCACAGTGATCGATTCTCTGAAATATAGTATTCGCACCAGCATAGAGTCTTTAGGAGACGATGTTGTTTACATTCAGAAATGGCCCTGGACTTTCGAGGCAAACTATCCATGGTGGAACTATATGCGCCGACCGGTTCCAAAATTACAGGAATTGTCGGAATTGCTAAATCGTACAACAAAAGTTGATGCAGCGGCTTTTTTGGTTTCAACACGAAAAACAATTAAATATAAAAATATCTCTGCCGAAAGAACAACTATCATGGCAAGTTCGCACGATTACGACAAGATTTGGTCGTTCGATATTGCAAAAGGAAGATATTTTTCGATTCTGGAATCTTCTCTCGGGAAAAATAAAATAATCTTGGGGCATGAAATTGCTAAAAATATTTTCGGCAATTATGAACCTATAGGAAAAGAGATAAAAATTCTTGGTAGGAAACTCATTGTAGTTGGAGTTTTTAAAAAGGAGGGTACCAGTATTGGTCAAAGTATGGACGATATTGCCCTGCTTCCAATAAATTTTGCTCGCACACTTTTCGATATAAATAGCGAAAGACTTGATCCATTTATCATGGTGAAAGCGAAAAAGAACGTTGCTATGGCGGAACTTTTAGACGAATTGAAAAGCGTGATGCGTGTTATCAGGAAGATAAAACCTCTTGGCGACGATAATTTTGCATTGAACAGAGCAAGCCTCATTATTACACAATTCGACAATGTTTTTAGCGGAATAAGTTTTGCTGGCGGAATTATTGGTGGATTTTCAATAATTGTAGGGGCATTCGGAATTGCAAATATCATGTTCGTTTCTGTGAAAGAAAGGACTCATCTTATTGGGATACAAAAATCTCTCGGAGCTAAAAATTTCTTTATTCTACTACAATTTTTGTTCGAGTCGGTTTTACTTTCCTTACTTGGCGGTTTTATTGGGCTAATTTTTGTTTACATCGGAATTTTAATAGCTAATGAATATGATATAATGGAATTTTCATTAACAATTAGAAACTTTTTTATTGGCAGTGGAATATCGATTGGGGTTGGTTTGTTAGCTGGAATTTTTCCTGCATATGTTGCTTCGAGGCTCAATCCGGTCGATGCTATAAATAAGGTTTCATAA
- the dnaN gene encoding DNA polymerase III subunit beta, which yields MNFVVSSVELLKHLQSVGKVLNAKNSLPILDNFLFEVTIDKLTMTASDLETTLISTLDIEEVSEEGSMCIEARRILDILKEFPEQPLKFDFDMETYIVKVFSDKGVFQIPGVGIEDFPALPEIEEEKRNSVQIESEILFKGITNAFFATADDELRPIMNGVFVEISNNSVTCVASDAHKLVRYRRRDTMPEIEASFILPKKSSSLFKSLLPREPENQVKIEFDDKNAFFEFDTYKAVCRFVEGKYPSYNTVIPETSPIKIVVDRTDFLKTLRRVSVLSNQASNLIKLKLTSNNIEVSGQDIDYAISAVENLPCQYEGEEIEIGFKSIFLIDILSNLLTDSVSIELADSTRAGLLLPVANELKDEDILMLIMPMMLGN from the coding sequence ATGAATTTTGTAGTATCAAGCGTAGAATTGTTGAAGCACCTTCAATCGGTAGGCAAAGTTTTAAATGCAAAAAACTCATTACCCATTTTAGACAATTTTCTTTTCGAAGTTACAATAGATAAATTAACTATGACAGCCTCCGATTTGGAAACAACTTTAATAAGTACTTTAGATATAGAAGAAGTTTCTGAAGAAGGAAGCATGTGTATTGAGGCACGCCGCATCTTAGATATTTTGAAAGAATTTCCGGAACAACCACTCAAATTCGATTTTGATATGGAGACATATATTGTCAAAGTTTTTTCGGACAAGGGAGTTTTTCAAATTCCAGGCGTTGGAATTGAAGATTTTCCGGCACTTCCCGAAATTGAAGAAGAGAAAAGAAACTCAGTACAGATTGAATCTGAAATACTATTTAAAGGAATAACAAATGCTTTTTTTGCCACTGCCGACGACGAACTTCGCCCAATTATGAACGGAGTTTTTGTTGAAATATCGAACAATAGTGTAACATGTGTGGCTTCCGATGCTCACAAATTGGTTCGCTACAGGAGACGCGACACAATGCCGGAAATTGAAGCCTCGTTTATTTTACCAAAAAAATCGTCTTCTCTGTTTAAAAGCTTGCTTCCTCGTGAACCCGAAAATCAAGTAAAAATTGAATTTGATGATAAAAATGCCTTCTTCGAATTTGATACCTACAAAGCTGTTTGTCGATTTGTGGAAGGTAAATATCCGAGTTACAATACCGTAATACCGGAAACCAGTCCCATTAAAATTGTTGTGGACAGAACCGATTTTTTGAAAACCTTAAGACGAGTTTCTGTTCTATCAAATCAGGCAAGCAACTTAATTAAGTTAAAATTGACGAGCAACAATATAGAAGTTTCAGGCCAAGATATTGATTATGCAATTTCTGCAGTCGAAAATTTGCCTTGCCAGTATGAAGGAGAAGAAATAGAAATAGGATTTAAGTCAATTTTCTTAATTGATATTTTGTCAAATTTATTAACCGATTCCGTTTCTATTGAACTTGCAGATTCAACACGAGCAGGATTACTACTACCTGTCGCTAACGAATTGAAAGATGAAGATATTCTGATGCTCATAATGCCAATGATGCTTGGAAATTAG
- a CDS encoding 3'-5' exonuclease gives MQLELKRPIVFFDLETTGINVIKDRIVEISMLKILPGGDRESKTLLVNPTIPIPAEVVKIHNISDEDIKDKPTFKEIAKNIAKFLEGCDLAGYNSNKFDIPLLAEEFLRADVDLDMKKHLCVDVQVIFHKLEPRTLGAALKFYCKKELINAHSAEADTNATYDILLAQIEKYDQLKNDIETLSKFSAHTKNVDFAGRIVYNNENKEIFNFGKHKGKLVEEVLKKDTGYYSWMMNNEFPLYTKKVLTAIKLKNLQSNFKIVS, from the coding sequence ATGCAATTAGAATTAAAACGACCAATCGTATTTTTCGATTTAGAAACAACCGGAATAAATGTTATAAAAGATAGGATAGTTGAAATTTCGATGCTAAAAATACTTCCTGGAGGAGACAGAGAAAGCAAAACTCTTTTAGTAAATCCAACTATTCCCATTCCGGCTGAAGTTGTAAAAATTCATAATATTTCGGACGAAGATATTAAAGACAAACCCACTTTTAAAGAAATTGCGAAGAATATTGCAAAATTTCTTGAAGGTTGCGATTTGGCTGGCTATAATTCCAATAAATTTGATATTCCACTGCTTGCCGAAGAATTTTTAAGAGCCGATGTAGATTTAGATATGAAAAAACATCTATGTGTCGATGTGCAGGTTATTTTTCATAAATTGGAGCCTCGAACGCTTGGTGCTGCACTTAAATTTTATTGCAAAAAAGAATTGATCAACGCTCATAGTGCCGAAGCAGACACCAATGCTACCTATGATATTTTGTTAGCTCAAATAGAAAAATACGACCAATTAAAGAATGATATTGAAACTTTATCGAAGTTTTCAGCCCATACCAAAAATGTCGATTTTGCAGGACGAATTGTATATAACAATGAAAATAAGGAAATTTTCAATTTTGGAAAACACAAAGGAAAATTGGTTGAAGAGGTTTTGAAAAAAGATACGGGATATTATTCATGGATGATGAACAATGAGTTTCCTTTATATACTAAAAAAGTACTTACTGCAATAAAATTGAAAAATCTACAAAGCAATTTCAAAATAGTTTCATAA
- the tilS gene encoding tRNA lysidine(34) synthetase TilS, protein MNNQFHKFIKKNNLFSKNDKVLIAVSGGIDSIVMLDLFAKTKLEIAIVHCNFQLRSDESMEDEKFVRSLSKKYKLQFFVKKFDTKKYASSQKISIQMAARELRYNWFEKIRKEICFDYISIAHNKDDIVETFFLNLIRGTGIRGLTGINAKNDKIVRPLLFADRKMIDSYRLENQLPFREDSSNKSIKYKRNKIRHQILPLFNELNPAFSDTILENIEKLAATEKIYATAIEDVKNKVISHSENQIKISLNELQKHKPYKTFLYELIYKFGFTQENVADICKSIGYVSGRQFFTKSHRIIIDREFLIITEKKTISYEEFQINSETKEISEPISLKLGLNPSISSDKIKKNTEIAYLDFDTLKFPLKIRKWEKGDRFFPLGMKKSKKLSDFFIDQKFSILEKENQWILTSEDKIVWIIGKRIDNRFKISEKTKKVLIIKS, encoded by the coding sequence ATGAACAACCAATTTCACAAGTTTATAAAAAAAAATAATCTATTTTCTAAAAACGACAAAGTTTTAATAGCAGTTAGCGGAGGTATCGATTCAATTGTAATGTTAGATTTATTTGCGAAAACAAAGCTTGAAATTGCTATTGTTCATTGCAATTTTCAGTTAAGAAGCGATGAATCTATGGAAGACGAAAAATTTGTACGTAGTTTATCGAAAAAGTATAAACTTCAATTCTTTGTGAAAAAATTTGACACTAAAAAATATGCCAGTTCTCAAAAAATCTCCATTCAAATGGCTGCAAGGGAGTTACGTTACAATTGGTTTGAAAAAATAAGGAAAGAAATATGTTTCGATTACATTTCCATTGCGCACAACAAAGACGATATTGTAGAAACCTTTTTTCTAAATTTAATTAGAGGAACCGGAATTCGAGGACTGACAGGTATAAATGCGAAAAACGATAAAATTGTCAGACCATTACTTTTTGCCGATAGAAAAATGATTGATTCGTATCGTTTAGAAAATCAACTCCCTTTTCGCGAAGACTCAAGCAATAAGTCTATAAAGTATAAAAGAAACAAAATCAGACACCAAATTTTGCCTTTGTTTAATGAACTCAATCCAGCTTTTTCTGACACAATATTGGAAAATATCGAAAAACTTGCTGCCACAGAAAAAATTTATGCAACTGCAATTGAAGATGTTAAAAATAAAGTAATTAGCCATTCTGAGAATCAAATAAAAATATCATTAAACGAGCTTCAAAAACACAAACCTTATAAAACATTTCTATATGAACTGATATATAAATTTGGTTTTACTCAAGAAAATGTCGCTGATATATGTAAATCAATTGGATATGTTTCGGGGAGGCAATTTTTCACAAAATCTCACAGAATAATTATTGACAGAGAATTTCTTATTATTACAGAAAAAAAAACAATTTCTTATGAAGAATTTCAGATTAATTCAGAGACAAAGGAAATCTCTGAACCCATTTCACTTAAATTAGGCTTGAATCCTTCTATTTCATCAGATAAAATTAAAAAAAATACCGAAATTGCATATCTTGATTTCGATACATTAAAATTTCCATTGAAAATTAGAAAGTGGGAAAAAGGAGATAGATTTTTTCCTCTCGGGATGAAAAAGTCAAAGAAACTTAGCGACTTTTTTATTGACCAAAAATTTTCAATCCTTGAAAAAGAAAATCAATGGATTTTGACTTCAGAAGACAAAATTGTTTGGATAATTGGAAAACGAATAGACAATCGTTTCAAAATATCTGAAAAGACAAAAAAGGTTTTGATTATCAAATCCTGA